From one Paenibacillus terrae HPL-003 genomic stretch:
- a CDS encoding antibiotic biosynthesis monooxygenase family protein, whose protein sequence is MNSIAKTPQPPYYAAIFTSERTEGDGGYGKMGDKMEELAAEQPGFLGVESVRDQNGVGITVSYWESLDAIKNWKHNELHKVAQEKGKAEWYKTFGLRVSKVERDYFFTI, encoded by the coding sequence ATGAATTCAATTGCAAAAACGCCACAGCCCCCTTATTATGCTGCTATCTTTACTTCTGAACGTACTGAAGGAGATGGCGGATATGGAAAGATGGGAGACAAAATGGAGGAACTGGCTGCCGAACAACCTGGTTTTCTGGGCGTGGAAAGTGTTCGTGACCAAAACGGAGTAGGCATCACGGTTTCCTATTGGGAGTCCTTAGACGCTATAAAAAATTGGAAGCATAACGAGCTGCACAAGGTAGCACAGGAGAAAGGGAAAGCCGAATGGTATAAAACGTTTGGTTTAAGGGTGAGCAAGGTAGAACGAGATTATTTTTTTACAATATAA
- a CDS encoding DUF421 domain-containing protein, with translation MERESTWYLGFIALAVWVLTTFVIEILQIKSKKIRDFTDGKTTTLIKDGKILEDNMRKERLTIDELMEQLRSKNVFKVSDVEFAIMETSGEINVLLAKDKQPVTLKDLNMLQLPEKEPTAIIMDGLVMEQQMAYMGITQQWLDAKLKEKSLTVKDVFFAQGELYIDQYSDNVQMSKVQDSNQAVLTLLEQCTTELQKLALNSSEQQRKQLYELCSHNLKEAIQEMQPVNSSNS, from the coding sequence ATGGAGCGAGAATCCACTTGGTACTTGGGCTTTATAGCCTTGGCAGTATGGGTCCTGACAACATTTGTCATTGAAATATTGCAAATTAAAAGCAAGAAAATCAGAGATTTTACCGATGGAAAGACCACTACCCTGATCAAAGACGGCAAAATTTTAGAGGATAATATGCGAAAGGAACGGCTTACGATCGATGAGCTCATGGAGCAGCTGCGGAGTAAAAATGTATTCAAGGTGTCTGACGTGGAATTTGCTATTATGGAGACCAGCGGTGAGATCAACGTGCTGCTGGCCAAAGACAAGCAGCCAGTGACGCTTAAGGATCTCAATATGCTGCAGCTGCCGGAGAAGGAACCAACAGCCATTATTATGGATGGACTAGTTATGGAGCAGCAAATGGCATACATGGGAATTACTCAACAATGGCTGGATGCAAAGCTGAAAGAAAAGAGCCTGACGGTCAAAGACGTATTCTTCGCGCAAGGGGAATTATACATTGACCAATACAGTGATAACGTACAGATGTCCAAGGTACAGGACTCTAATCAAGCCGTGCTGACGCTGCTGGAACAATGTACAACAGAGCTGCAAAAGCTGGCCCTGAATTCCAGTGAACAGCAAAGAAAGCAGCTATATGAGCTCTGCTCACACAACTTAAAGGAAGCTATTCAGGAAATGCAACCGGTAAATTCGTCTAACTCCTGA
- a CDS encoding glutaredoxin family protein, whose product MSSKPKVVLWSKTGCHFCGEIKSYLESQNQPYENIQVDGNDALRDVLETKYGVRFVPVVEVGGDNKYEALLNPDLEELGKVLESYNQAV is encoded by the coding sequence ATGTCATCCAAACCTAAAGTTGTATTGTGGAGTAAAACTGGCTGTCATTTTTGTGGAGAGATCAAATCGTATCTGGAATCCCAAAATCAGCCTTATGAAAATATTCAAGTGGACGGAAATGATGCCCTGCGTGACGTGCTGGAGACTAAATATGGTGTTCGCTTTGTCCCTGTTGTTGAGGTAGGCGGGGATAACAAATATGAAGCGCTGCTCAACCCGGATCTGGAAGAGCTTGGGAAAGTGCTGGAAAGTTACAATCAAGCGGTATAA
- a CDS encoding LLM class flavin-dependent oxidoreductase: MAKDRQIKFGAIIHGVGGSMTTWRHPEVPADASVNFEFYKTQAQKAEEGKFDLVFIADGLFINEKSIPHFLNRFEPITILSALAGVTKHIGLVGTLSTSYSEPFTVARQFSSIDHISGGRAGWNVVTSPLEGSALNFNKGEHPSHPERYKIAEEYLQVTKGLWDSWEEDAFVRDKESGVFFDPEKLHTLNHKGEFFSVQGPLNIGRSKQGQPVIFQAGSSEDGKNLAAKEADAVFTGHETLEEAQQFYRDVKERAVRYGRSEEDIVILPGISPIIGSTTEEAERKYEEITNLVTIEAALKYLGRFFDHHDFSQYPLDEPFPELDGIGSNAFRSGTDKIKRTAKEQNLTLREVALRSATPRTAFIGTAEQVADQVQEWFERKGADGFIIGSDVPSGLHDFVNLVVPILQERGIYRQDYEFSTLRENLGVSIPENRYTAARSKVKVDA, encoded by the coding sequence ATGGCTAAAGACAGACAAATCAAATTTGGTGCCATTATTCACGGTGTTGGAGGTAGCATGACGACTTGGCGTCACCCTGAAGTGCCTGCGGACGCGAGTGTTAATTTTGAATTTTATAAAACACAGGCGCAAAAGGCAGAGGAAGGCAAGTTTGACCTTGTGTTTATCGCAGACGGTCTGTTCATTAACGAGAAATCCATCCCTCACTTTCTAAACCGTTTTGAGCCGATTACGATTTTGTCCGCTTTGGCCGGGGTGACGAAGCATATCGGGCTGGTCGGCACGTTATCGACTTCCTACAGCGAACCGTTTACAGTAGCACGTCAGTTTTCTTCCATTGACCATATCAGCGGAGGGCGTGCAGGCTGGAATGTGGTGACTTCCCCGCTGGAAGGCTCCGCCCTTAACTTTAACAAAGGCGAGCATCCGTCACACCCAGAGCGTTACAAGATTGCGGAAGAATATTTGCAGGTAACCAAAGGACTGTGGGATTCGTGGGAAGAAGATGCGTTCGTTCGTGATAAGGAATCCGGCGTGTTCTTTGACCCTGAAAAGCTGCATACCTTGAACCATAAAGGCGAGTTTTTCTCTGTGCAGGGTCCGCTGAATATTGGACGATCCAAGCAGGGACAGCCGGTTATTTTCCAAGCAGGTTCCTCGGAGGATGGCAAAAATTTGGCCGCCAAGGAAGCGGATGCCGTATTTACGGGACATGAGACGCTGGAGGAAGCACAGCAGTTTTACCGTGATGTGAAGGAACGGGCGGTACGCTATGGCAGATCCGAAGAAGATATTGTCATCTTACCGGGCATTTCACCGATTATCGGCAGCACGACGGAAGAAGCAGAGCGTAAGTATGAGGAGATCACCAATTTGGTGACGATTGAGGCTGCTTTAAAATATTTGGGCCGTTTCTTCGATCATCATGATTTCTCACAATATCCGCTGGATGAGCCATTCCCAGAGCTTGATGGTATCGGCAGCAATGCGTTCCGCAGCGGTACAGATAAAATCAAACGGACAGCCAAAGAGCAAAATCTGACGCTGCGCGAGGTGGCTTTGCGTTCGGCAACACCTAGAACTGCGTTTATCGGTACAGCTGAACAGGTCGCAGATCAGGTGCAGGAGTGGTTTGAAAGAAAAGGAGCAGATGGATTCATTATCGGTTCTGATGTACCGTCGGGTCTGCATGATTTTGTAAATCTGGTTGTGCCTATCTTGCAGGAGCGCGGCATTTACCGTCAGGATTATGAATTTAGCACATTGCGTGAAAACCTGGGCGTGTCGATTCCTGAGAACCGCTACACAGCAGCCAGATCCAAAGTGAAAGTAGACGCATAA
- the ssuE gene encoding NADPH-dependent FMN reductase, protein MSKVVILSGSPSTQSRLYGLINYTTKQLQQTGAEVTLLNVADLPAEDLVRANFNSPDITASLAVIAAADAVIVASPVYKAAYSGLLKIFLDLVPQEGLRGKPVLPLFIGGTLAHLLVIDYALKPVLNALGGRHILGGVYAVDQWVERLSDGAYGLSEELVARLDRSVKELNELLK, encoded by the coding sequence ATGTCCAAGGTTGTTATCCTATCAGGCAGTCCGTCTACACAATCCCGTTTATACGGCTTAATTAACTATACGACCAAGCAATTGCAGCAGACCGGAGCAGAGGTTACATTGCTGAATGTGGCCGATTTGCCAGCCGAGGATCTGGTGAGGGCTAACTTTAACAGTCCCGATATCACGGCCTCACTTGCGGTAATTGCGGCAGCGGATGCGGTTATCGTCGCTTCTCCCGTGTACAAAGCGGCCTATTCCGGATTATTGAAGATATTTCTGGATTTGGTGCCGCAGGAGGGACTGAGAGGTAAGCCCGTACTTCCTTTATTTATCGGGGGCACGCTGGCTCACCTGCTGGTCATTGATTATGCTTTGAAGCCCGTGCTTAACGCGTTGGGAGGAAGACATATTCTCGGCGGTGTGTATGCGGTAGATCAGTGGGTTGAACGGCTGTCTGATGGAGCATACGGGTTGTCCGAAGAATTGGTTGCACGGTTGGACCGTTCTGTGAAAGAGCTAAATGAGCTATTAAAGTGA
- a CDS encoding LysR family transcriptional regulator: MNIENMEAFVYVNHYGSFNKAAEALFLSQPSVTARIQTLERELECKLFDRQSKQTVLTEDGRKFLPYAEQMLQVLQRGKQKLQQRKKAPQQIRIGCTISVSNYIIPEILRQLRARYPEINYKIVTATTDQLVHKLLNREVDISFVRKVMHPAIRTLAFYEDPISLYVYDGHPFMKTGKASIQDIQHETLVFFECGSLDWMRIHRSFESLEQPPDIAFQVDNVVTAKKLVLEEAGIAFLPDVCVNREVKDKKLFRIHVPEVAGVSMQISIVATKEDCAVSSDFADALTEGFRGAVL; this comes from the coding sequence ATGAATATCGAGAATATGGAAGCCTTTGTATACGTGAATCATTATGGCAGTTTTAACAAGGCGGCAGAAGCGTTGTTCTTGTCACAGCCCTCTGTCACAGCCCGGATTCAGACGCTGGAGCGCGAGCTGGAATGCAAGCTGTTCGACCGCCAAAGCAAGCAAACTGTTCTGACGGAGGATGGACGGAAGTTTCTTCCCTATGCGGAGCAGATGCTTCAGGTACTGCAACGAGGCAAGCAAAAGCTGCAACAGCGTAAAAAAGCTCCTCAGCAAATTCGAATCGGCTGCACGATATCGGTGTCGAACTATATCATTCCTGAGATATTAAGACAGCTCCGCGCTCGTTATCCAGAGATTAACTACAAAATTGTGACGGCTACGACGGATCAACTGGTACATAAGCTGTTGAACCGTGAGGTAGACATTAGTTTTGTCCGTAAAGTGATGCATCCGGCCATTCGTACGCTTGCTTTTTATGAAGATCCCATTTCCCTGTATGTATACGACGGCCATCCGTTTATGAAGACTGGAAAGGCCAGCATACAGGATATTCAGCATGAAACGCTGGTGTTTTTTGAATGTGGATCATTGGACTGGATGAGGATTCATCGGTCTTTTGAATCACTGGAGCAACCGCCGGATATTGCCTTTCAGGTAGATAATGTGGTTACAGCCAAGAAGCTGGTGCTGGAAGAAGCGGGGATTGCCTTTTTGCCGGACGTTTGTGTGAACCGTGAGGTGAAGGATAAAAAACTGTTCCGCATTCATGTGCCAGAGGTAGCCGGGGTATCCATGCAGATTAGCATTGTGGCGACTAAAGAAGACTGTGCGGTGAGCTCGGATTTTGCAGATGCACTGACAGAAGGCTTTCGGGGTGCTGTTTTGTAA